A window from Peromyscus eremicus chromosome 1, PerEre_H2_v1, whole genome shotgun sequence encodes these proteins:
- the Mrgprg gene encoding mas-related G-protein coupled receptor member G, producing the protein MFSIFNIWGTFNNVLFYLSLLVSLAGLGGNALLLWHLGLHIKKGPFNIYLLHLAAADFLFLACQVGFSIANIALGYEDTLHFPIIFLWFAVGLWLLAAFAVDCCLTYVFPSCCGPSCRPRYTSAVLCLLIWALTMPAVLLPANACGLLYKGMSFLVCLRYHWASVVWLVVLAVMACGASKILLICGNCCSVQPLPKFCKVAQCSGILLFFCRLPMVVYWSLRPVITFLLPFFLPLATLLACIDSSAKPLLYYMKGRQLRKKEPLQVVLNRALGEESQSSLGGLSLPMRQV; encoded by the coding sequence ATGTTCTCCATATTCAACATCTGGGGCACGTTCAACAATGTActcttctacctcagcctccttgtCAGCCTGGCAGGGCTGGGGGGCAACGCTCTGCTGCTCTGGCACCTTGGTCTGCACATCAAGAAGGGCCCCTTCAACATCTACCTGCTGCACCTGGCCGCCGCCGATTTCCTCTTCCTCGCCTGCCAGGTGGGCTTCTCTATTGCCAACATCGCCCTGGGCTATGAGGACACACTCCACTTCCCGATCATCTTCTTGTGGTTTGCTGTGGGGCTCTGGCTGCTGGCTGCCTTCGCGGTGGACTGCTGCCTCACCTACGTGTTCCCCTCCTGTTGCGGCCCCAGCTGCCGCCCCAGGTACACCTCAGCTGTGCTCTGTCTCCTGATCTGGGCACTGACCATGCCGGCTGTGCTACTGCCGGCCAATGCCTGTGGACTGCTGTACAAGGGAATGAGCTTCCTGGTCTGCCTCAGGTACCACTGGGCCAGTGTTGTCTGGCTAGTGGTGCTGGCGGTCATGGCCTGTGGGGCGAGCAAGATTCTCTTAATCTGTGGGAACTGCTGCTCTGTGCAGCCGCTCCCCAAGTTCTGCAAAGTGGCCCAGTGCTCCGGGATCCTGCTGTTCTTCTGCCGCCTGCCCATGGTTGTCTACTGGAGCCTGCGGCCGGTCATAACATTCCTGCTCCCCTTCTTCTTGCCATTGGCCACCCTCTTAGCCTGCATCGACAGCAGCGCAAAGCCCCTCTTGTACTACATGAAGGGCCGGCAGCTCAGGAAGAAGGAGCCGCTGCAGGTAGTCCTAAACAGGGCTTTAGGGGAGGAGTCCCAGTCAAGCCTTGGGGGACTATCCCTGCCTATGAGGCAAGTGTAG
- the Mrgpre gene encoding mas-related G-protein coupled receptor member E codes for MSLRLYPQYPRTQEDMAFNLTILSLTELLSLGGLLGNGVALWLLNQNVYRNPFSIYLLDVACADLIFLCCHMVAIIPELLPDQLSFPGFVHISLLMLRFFCYIVGLSLLAAISTEQCLATLFPAWYLCRRPRYLTTCVCALIWVLCLLLDLLLSGACTQFFGSPSYHLCGMLWLVVAVLLAALCCAMCVTSLLLLLRVERGPERHQPRGFPTLVLLVILLFLFCGLPFGIFWLSKNLSWHTPLYFYHFSFFMASVHSAAKPAIYFFLGSTPGQRLQEPLRLVLQRALGDEAELGAVREASQGGLVDMTV; via the coding sequence ATGTCGCTGAGATTGTACCCGCAGTATCCCAGAACCCAGGAAGACATGGCATTCAACCTGACCATCCTGTCCCTCACCGAGCTCCTAAGCCTGGGTGGGCTGCTGGGCAATGGGGTGGCCCTCTGGCTGCTCAACCAGAACGTCTACCGGAACCCCTTCTCCATCTATCTCTTGGATGTGGCCTGTGCTGACCTCATCTTCCTCTGCTGCCACATGGTGGCCATCATCCCTGAGCTGCTGCCGGACCAGCTGAGCTTCCCAGGATTCGTACATATCAGCCTGCTCATGCTGCGATTCTTCTGCTACATTGTGGGGCTGAGCCTCCTGGCGGCCATCAGCACGGAGCAGTGCCTGGCCACTCTCTTCCCCGCCTGGTACCTGTGCCGCCGCCCACGATACCtgaccacctgtgtgtgtgcgctcatCTGGGTGCTCTGCCTGCTGTTGGACTTGCTGCTGAGCGGGGCCTGCACCCAGTTCTTTGGATCACCCAGCTACCACCTGTGTGGGATGCTGTGGCTGGTGGTGGCAGTGCTCCTAGCTGCCTTGTGTTGTGCCATGTGTGTGACCAGCCTGCTCCTGTTGCTGCGGGTGGAGCGTGGTCCAGAGAGGCACCAGCCCCGGGGCTTCCCCACCCTGGTCTTGCTGgtcatcctccttttcctcttctgtggCCTGCCCTTCGGCATTTTCTGGCTGTCCAAGAACCTGTCCTGGCACACCCCCCTCTACTTCTACCATTTCAGCTTCTTCATGGCCAGTGTGCACAGTGCAGCCAAGCCTGCCATCTACTTTTTCTTGGGCAGCACACCTGGCCAGAGGCTGCAGGAACCCCTCCGGCTGGTGCTCCAGCGGGCTCTTGGGGATGAGGCTGAGCTGGGGGCTGTGAGGGAGGCTTCCCAAGGGGGACTTGTGGACATGACTGTCTAA
- the LOC131898400 gene encoding small ribosomal subunit protein uS13-like: protein MSLVIPEMFQYILRVLNTNIDGWQKIVFAITAIKGVGWRYAHVVLRKADIDLTKRARELMEDEVECVITIKQNPQQYKITDWFLNRQKDVKDRKYSQALANSLDNKLHENLERLKKMRAHRGPHHPWGLHVQG from the coding sequence ATGTCACTAGTGATCCCCGAGATGTTCCAGTACATTTTGAGAGTACTCAACACCAATATTGATGGGTGGCAGAAAATAGTCTTTGCCATCACAGCCATTAAGGGTGTGGGGTGGAGATATGCTCATGTGGTGTTGAGGAAAGCAGACATTGACCTCACCAAAAGGGCTAGAGAACTCATGGAGGATGAAGTGGAATGTGTGATCACCATCAAGCAGAATCCACAACAGTATAAGATAACAGACTGGTTCTTGAACAGACAGAAGGATGTGAAGGACAGAAAGTACAGTCAGGCTCTGGCCAACAGTCTAGACAACAAGCTACATGAGAACCTGGAGCGACTGAAGAAGATGAGAGCCCATAGGGGGCCGCACCACCCTTGGGGCCTTCATGTCCAAGGTTAG